One genomic window of Candidatus Alcyoniella australis includes the following:
- a CDS encoding SUMF1/EgtB/PvdO family nonheme iron enzyme encodes MSNDKILILDDGPAGLEKEGKDKDKDKLGFSIFRDVICKIIDAQDLESSFTIGLFGQYGSGKTTVLRWIFDAATKKDAVVTVWFNPWRFVQEEHLIIPFFHALADALSSYKTPDPTVRKTVKGFLKKVKMIPAALAHGAKLGVSLPGGLASVEIDVERALAYEESAKRKKIDKLKDEYQSLYYNLTEQLTAEVKDFRVVVCIDDLDRCLPEKAIELLEGIKVFLDIPGFFFVIGVDERVIRRGIEVRYQDFTLNKSAKIPIDPGEYLEKIIQLPINLPTPAQTKMKALIKEKTKGDKQLTNYCDLVSDVMQRRPRACKRAINMLSTNIALADARKKQDTEFDYKPDLLAKWTLLRSLANPELIRWIEKKPSLLFDIQQAISKDDQQMSGPKLKLPEELTDWDAVITGDWYEDVCAILVTGGESKLEVFPNDEREIRKYIELAAATGIDKPESKGVRRTKSRRKPGEMVRIPAGEFWMGSDDGKPDESPARREQTGAFDIGVFPVTNAEFKVFIDNDSEYFNRVRNEERFLMHWERGDEESANWNPRTGKENHPVVFVNWHDAAAYCKWRSQKEGKHYRLPKEKEWERAARGDNDQRKYPWGDEFDSAFCNSESSDIGDTNEVGSYPEGASPHSCQEMAGNVWEWCDDWYDRWKDSHVVRGGSWNYNAFNIRASSRLRIGPDARGYYIGFRLSRD; translated from the coding sequence ATGAGTAACGATAAGATCCTGATCCTCGACGATGGCCCGGCTGGTCTGGAAAAGGAAGGCAAGGATAAAGACAAGGACAAACTTGGGTTCTCGATCTTCCGCGATGTGATCTGCAAAATCATTGACGCGCAGGACCTGGAAAGTTCGTTCACCATCGGTCTGTTCGGCCAATACGGTTCGGGCAAGACCACGGTGCTGCGTTGGATATTCGATGCCGCGACGAAGAAGGATGCAGTGGTGACGGTGTGGTTCAACCCCTGGCGCTTTGTGCAGGAAGAGCACCTGATCATCCCGTTCTTTCATGCCCTGGCCGATGCACTGAGTAGTTACAAGACACCAGACCCCACTGTCCGAAAGACGGTTAAGGGATTCTTGAAAAAGGTGAAAATGATCCCGGCGGCCCTGGCCCACGGGGCCAAGCTCGGCGTTTCGTTGCCCGGAGGGTTGGCGAGTGTTGAGATCGATGTGGAAAGGGCATTGGCCTATGAAGAATCAGCCAAAAGAAAAAAAATAGATAAATTAAAGGATGAGTATCAAAGCCTATATTACAACCTGACCGAGCAGCTGACAGCGGAGGTCAAGGATTTTCGCGTTGTGGTCTGTATCGACGATCTGGACCGTTGTTTGCCGGAAAAGGCGATCGAGCTGTTGGAGGGGATCAAGGTTTTTCTCGATATCCCCGGATTCTTCTTTGTCATCGGCGTTGACGAGCGCGTTATCCGGCGCGGGATCGAGGTTCGTTACCAAGACTTCACACTCAACAAATCCGCGAAGATCCCCATCGATCCCGGCGAATATCTGGAGAAGATCATCCAACTGCCGATCAACCTTCCCACACCCGCACAGACCAAGATGAAGGCCCTGATAAAAGAGAAGACAAAGGGCGACAAGCAGCTTACCAATTACTGCGACCTGGTCTCGGACGTGATGCAACGCAGACCGCGGGCCTGCAAGCGCGCGATCAACATGCTCTCGACCAACATTGCTTTGGCCGATGCTCGGAAAAAGCAGGACACGGAGTTTGATTATAAGCCAGACCTGCTGGCCAAGTGGACGCTGCTCAGATCGTTGGCCAATCCGGAGCTGATCCGCTGGATAGAGAAAAAACCGTCTCTTCTGTTCGATATTCAGCAGGCAATCTCAAAGGACGACCAGCAAATGTCAGGGCCGAAATTAAAACTTCCCGAAGAGCTGACGGACTGGGATGCGGTAATTACCGGGGACTGGTATGAAGATGTGTGTGCAATTCTTGTCACGGGCGGTGAGTCAAAATTAGAGGTATTTCCTAACGATGAACGGGAGATAAGAAAGTATATCGAATTGGCCGCGGCTACTGGAATCGATAAACCGGAATCAAAGGGTGTGCGACGGACGAAAAGCCGCAGAAAGCCGGGCGAAATGGTGCGCATCCCGGCGGGCGAGTTCTGGATGGGCAGCGACGATGGAAAACCTGATGAGAGCCCGGCCAGACGTGAGCAAACCGGTGCATTTGATATCGGCGTATTCCCGGTGACCAATGCGGAATTTAAGGTATTCATTGATAACGACTCAGAGTATTTCAATCGAGTCCGCAACGAGGAGCGATTCCTTATGCATTGGGAAAGGGGGGATGAAGAATCAGCAAATTGGAATCCGCGCACAGGCAAGGAAAATCACCCGGTTGTGTTTGTGAATTGGCACGATGCTGCGGCCTACTGCAAATGGCGCAGCCAAAAAGAGGGAAAACACTATCGTCTGCCCAAGGAGAAAGAGTGGGAAAGGGCGGCCAGGGGAGACAATGATCAGCGGAAATATCCCTGGGGTGATGAGTTCGATTCTGCATTCTGCAATTCCGAATCATCGGACATTGGGGATACCAATGAAGTCGGGTCATACCCCGAGGGAGCGAGCCCCCACAGTTGCCAGGAGATGGCCGGCAACGTCTGGGAATGGTGCGATGATTGGTACGACCGATGGAAAGATTCCCATGTTGTTCGCGGCGGTTCCTGGAACTACAATGCGTTCAACATACGCGCATCGAGTCGCCTCAGGATCGGGCCGGATGCTCGCGGCTACTACATTGGATTTCGACTTTCCCGGGACTGA